TTCAGATACAAGTTTTTTACAACCCAATTTTCTGAGGATGTTTAAGACACCAAATGGACAGGGAGTAGAAAAATAGACACTTTCTGAGTGTGTAAATCATGCAAATAAAATAGTGAAATGTTGTGCAGGTCTTTTTTTACATATTCTTCCAATAAATAGCTTAAACTTTTCTGAAGACACTGAATCAAGGATTATAATCTTCAAGTACTGTAATGAGATCAGTGTTTCTGCTGTGACATACATCTACTGGCACTGATTACAGCTGTGTTGATTGTGTGAAAACCAGTCTCTGGATACTGCCTGACATCATACAGGCTGGTCATACCAGCTAGGACAAAAGCTTGTGCCATCCAGTACTGCTAATGTGAGTCACTAAGGTCCAGCtgaataaaacagcaaaaaatgaaCCTCCTTGCACCCATCCAAAAGGGGATGTGGAAGAATGCTGGGCATCACATACTTCTGGTATCTGATTTTTCTCAActcctctgtttctcttttgtttctcctcttaCATGCCAGAGCACTTAAATAATGGCTCTTCTAAAGAAGATATAGCTTTCAGTCTTTCCCATTCTCCTTTCCTCAAAATTACTTTGTACTTTGAAAACTCGTCTTATTCTAGCCATGCTTCTGCAGGTTTGAGGCTAATATTAAAGATTGTTTTTTGAGTTGCTGGGTAGGGGGCAGAGGAAGGGTTTGGTTTCATAACGCATGTCTTTGCACCATATATACTTTTAGGTAAGGGAGAATTGGTCCTCCTACTGCATTTGAAAGAGAGATTAGCCAaggaattcttttaaaatatactatgTTATTAAGAATTCTTTTAACGAATTACTGTGTTGCCAAAACAACTATGTTCATAATTTTGAAAgtgtcctgagcaacctgattccaatttcctgtatttcctgCACATATTCTTTGCCAGCTGTTGCAATCAAATACTAAGTTTTAccaagaagcatttttttcctgttttgtaaaAAACTAGTATTAGAATAATATAGTCTGAATTGTTCAAAATTTCAGTGGATCAAAGAACTTATATTTTGAAGCCACTTTATCTAGCTGCTTAGTATAATGCAGCTCTTTCAGTTACTTGTAATTTCCATacttccaaaatgttttcttctaaacaCTTATTTAACTTACAAGGTGATATCATGAAAAAGAAGAGACTGTTCAGTTACGGTGTGATAAATGTACAATTCATACATGACcactttttctctgtgctgtgctaCTTGGAGTGAGGTCTACATTCTCTTGGGTTTTGGTTgcctttaaacaaaaatatgctttaagaaaacatgtttttatggtgctgtttctgaagacagaaatgtaAGTTCAAACTTGCCTCATTAAGggtgggttgtttgtttgtttaagttACTTTAAGAGCAGCATAGAGGCACTTCTCTGCCAATCAAGCAGCTAATTCTTCTCTTTAGCCTTTGttatcaatttatttttacctcTAAAGTAACCCAAGCAATTACTATTGtgaaagaaataactttttcaaaagcttcataaaatttctttaaattgtgAGCAACTcttgaaattaatattaatctCCCAAAGAACTTTGGGAAAGTCTTCagagggtggttttttttgtttgtttttaactgtatCTTACTACAATGAGGTGGGATCTGATGTGCGTTTGTCTCTACAGTGACCCAGCAATGAAGCAGTTTCTGCTCTACTTGGATGAGTCAAACGCATTGGGAAAGAAGTTCATCATACAAGACCTGGATGAAACTCATGTCTTTGTATTAGCCGAGTTGGTTAACTTCCTCCAGGAGAGAGTGGGCGAGTTAATGGACCAGAACTCTTTTCCTATTACTCAGAAGTAAAAAGACTAGAGAAATGAGATTACTGTGAGTTTTGGAGTAGTGAATTTCAATAGCTTGGGTTGTTACTGTTTTAATAGATATACTGTGGCTAGTAAGTTCTACATGGAAGTGACTACTCTAGAAAATAGATCATTTTCACAGACAAAATACTCTTGAATTggattttgtttctcattttgaaaGATTATGGTATCtttattaaaattcttaaaatgaTACACTTGTGGACTTGCCCAGAGAATTTTTCAtgcatgctttctgtttttcctttaggATTTTTATCTTGCAAAATGGTATGACCCAAAAATTAGAGTAGTGTTCCTCTATTGGAATGCCATATGAACTCCTCTGACATGTTACATTCCTGTGGAATTGATTAAATCTGGTTATAGTGTGACTGATAGAATGCAAAGAATGTCTGTTAAAATATGATCTGTGCTTCATGGAACATCTCCGTAAGTTGAAGGCATGATCAGAGACTGCTTTAACTTAATGGGTTTTATAcaccaaaattaaaattgatgtgagttttctctttgttttgtggggttttttttgttattgttaatttttatgggtttttttttcccccccaaacaTTTTACGAATGCCCCATACTACTCGTCTACTCTTACCAAAGCTGTGCTTTCTGTGTTGTTCTGGGTTTGGGGAGTGGTGGTGGGAATATAGGAgtttggagggaaggaggggataTGGAGAGATGGGGACGACAAAATCTGTTACCCCAGATCATCACACTTTGATTGTAAACTGCTTACTTGCATATCAACAATAGCAAATTAAAGTGGTAACAGAAATGACAGACCAATCCTTTAGATATAACTACTTGTATTTTTCCACTGAAGCTAATACTTAGTCACAGTAAGCTGTGTGATCAGGAGGGGGAAATAAAGGCTTGATTGCTCTGAAGAAGAaagcttgttttggttttttggtttggtggttttttttttctttttttccctttcggCTTAGCTCTTCCTCCCCTATTGCACTTTACTGCAAAGGAAGAGCCTTATAGTTTCATAGGGGTTTTTTCACTTAGATTAAAAATCCTGGTTTGCATTTGTAACTCATTGGCTCAGACACTGGCTTACTTAGTAAGTCAGCTAGGGCATGGTGATAAAACATGTGAAGATTTCTGTCTACAAATATGGCAGATACAGATGACAGAAACAAGAAGAATAACATGTATTACCTTTTCTCTTATCCTACTTCCTACTCAAAATAGTCAAATTTGTTGGATTTTTAAGTaataatttataaatgaaaGACTTCTAGATGTTACTTCAAAGGGAAGCTTggttttcagagctgctgaagtgCATGATATAGATGACATATTTTAtctttgggggaaaaacaaTTGTAGATAGAAAGGCTTTTATAAGGAACAATTTTCTTTACTGACTCTCCCACTGTTGCTTTTTTGCTTGTCCAGTAAATCGGATtagttgttgtttgtttttttttccaggaatagGAAAGCTTCAGGAGAAAGTTTCATAAGgtgtttttaatcaaaaagcTGTCGAAAGTTCTGCAGAATTGCATATATTCAGGCTCATGTGGATGAGCAAATAGCCCTGTGGAATTTAGCTTTATGTAGTTTCTGGTCCCCACCCCGCCCCTTCTCTCTGACTGTATAGAAGAACAATGGGTTTTGGTCCAAGTtgtttcatctctctcttttataAGTGGATGCTTCTTCAGTCACATAGATCAAGGACCAGCTACACATCTTGgcttgaaataaaaagttgaaatttttaTGAATGGTTTTTGGTTCCTTACCTCTGTCTTGATATTGGTCAAACGTTGACCTCATAACTGTTATTTTGTAGACTATTGGAGCTCTTTTAATGGAGAGATAATCAGTAGTGTTAACATGGCATGATAGCTTAATGCAGTTTACTTAAAAGTGTCTTATAGCGTTTCTTTGCAATCCTAGTTTATTTTCCATCCAGATTTTGATGAAAGGTAAGTGATCCCTCACTCtatcttcaaataaaaaagtcaTGTTAGGATTACACCTGTTAAACTTCTATTTAGCATGTCTAGTGCTACATTTCTATTGTGATTTTCCTTTTGAGTCTATGATAAACTTCTTGCAGttcttgtctttttctcctggttaATTGTACAGCTTTATTGTTTCATTACCTGTGTTTTAGCTTGTATTTCCAGTGATAAATGGCTTATGTAATATAGAGGGATAGAAGTTCTAAACTGTATAAACTGAAGTTAGGTGTGCATTCTTACAGTCTTTGCTCTCAAtcttttttaagtaaatgtGTTTATGGATTTTAACTTTTAAACCTGTCAAGACAGATCTTTCCTGCAACCTAACCAGGCCTAACTGATTCTGTGCTGGAAGAATAAACAAAAGGTAGAAAGAAGCAAATTGATATCTCCTTATAGGGTCTAAGGAGCTGAGTTCTTTGTAGTTTCTAGGGAAAAAAGGGTCTTTAATCATGTAGTATGGTGAAGGAAATCCAATGAGGAAGCTCTTAGAACTTGagtgtgtatatgtatttaaaaaaaaatgacaaaaaaatccaaaccaccCAAGGGTATCTGGGGCTGAATAAACTTGGACcccagaaaggctttttttaaaattttttttaataatgcatgTAATCCTGGAATTTATATgcgtttaaaaaataaatatatatatattatatattgcCCAGATGGGAGAAAAGTAGATACtagctttaaaaatgtcaagACATTTTGAGATAGTTAACATTTACAGTTacagattttaaatgtttttgctgGCTTTCATTTAGGTGTGAAATATTATTGGTGAGTGGAGATCAGGGAATGAAACACTGTGTTCAgaatatcttaatttttaaaaaagttggAAGCATTTGCGAATAAAAGGTTAAGGACATCTATTTGAATATATACATGTTTTGCTAATAGAGTTGATATGGTGAGAACATCAGCTCTTGCTGTATTGGGAATATTATACGTTAATTTAACATTTGTATCTGTGGCTAataagttcattttttttggtgtctAGGATCTATACGCTGGTcaggtcctgcttgagcagCAAAAATAGAGCTTGAATGAGAGACTTCTTGTTGAAGCAGCAAAATTTTATCTTGATGGGCTTTCGCTGCTAAGGGTTGAGCTGGTGCTTCACTCTCTGCTTTCAGTTTGAGTTGAAAGTATTTTGTCTGCTGGAGGAAAAGCATGATAGAATAATTACCTAAAGGATGCTTATTATTTCAACTTCATTTCTTACATGCTACTTATTTATACTTAGTAGCTCTGAAAAAGCTTGCAAGTTcacttgtttgtgttttgtgatGTAAACAGTTGCTCTTGAGTAGTTACTGTAACTTTGAACAGGCTTGTAAATACCACTTTCATTAACACGAATGCAGAGGCTAGAGACTAGTATTTGACAGAACGATAAGAGAGATCTCTAAAGCAAGGTAATAGAAGTTGAACAATGCAAACAAAGTATTTATGTTAAGTGGGAAGAGAGGGGTGGAAACTGGAAATGCATCTTCCtattaaaataaaccaacagCAGCTCATGATCATTATTGAAAATTATACTgtttggtgttttggtttttgttcaagcctgagattattttttttaagtttgtttaTTAATGATCTTCAAAGAAAAGCTGTGTAATATGACCACAGAGTACCACAAAAGCAAATAAGCCTAAATGCTATTGCATATTTAGATACTTTTAGAAACTGTGGGATAAACTAATTCCggatggtggggttttttaatgtggGGGTTGGCAGCACAATGAAGATGACCCTGAGTTGTCAATATAGATAGggattataatttatttattagcTTGTTACTAATACGTAAgtccccttttcttctctccagtaCAACAGTTAGCACAGGCAGAATAATTGTCCAGTGCagtgaaagaggaaataatGATGAGTAGAGAGAACGGATGTGGCCTCAAGAAGGAAAACTgtgttgaaagaaaacagaatgctTCAGGGAATTGCATCATTTTACCTGAGAACCCAGATTGGATGGATTTGACTTTGTAGCTAAACTGCCAGTGTTGTTTCATAAAAAGGTAGGCATCTGAATCCATTTGGAATAAAGAATGATAGAGTGAGGGGGGTATTTAGTTTTTTTAGAAATGTAATGTGCTTTTAAtgataggggttttttttgttctatgtAGCACAGTGCTGAGAGCTAGATGGCTAGTGTGATATGCTATACAAAAACTTCTCCAAGTGCTGGTGTACATTAAGAAATCCTATTTTACAGTCTTTTCAGAATTGTAGGATGTATTCAAAAGCATATcttctgattcttttttaatgtgGCAGAACAgattttgctgggtttttttctcactcaAGTTAACTCTGCAGGGCCACCTCAAGTATGTGAGAACAAACTAGAGAGCATGTATTTTATGCATTAACAGGATTGTTTACTGTGAATTGAAGATAATGGTATTTCATGGTGTCATTAAAATGGCTTAGCTTAACTTTTATGGTGATGATGCCAACTAAGAATAATGTCCAATTTCAGTCAGCCCCTAGGTTGAGCTTGGAAAAGTAGGgttctaaataaatatatatatattaaaaaatgcaaaaatcaaCAAGTCTTTAATCGTATCATATCAACCAACACAGGCTGAGAGGTATATTTTGCTCTTCTAACCAGGCAGTAGGCCATTGAAGAAAACGGTAAGCTTTTGCAATCTTTTTGCATTTCCCAATTCTACAGCGGATTCTGATCCTTTCAAATGATCCCATTAAAGCTGGTGGAGGTTACTGTGAAATGAAGCGTTACTCAGTATGGGTATTGGACACACCAGAATTGGGTGTCCATGTTTGTTTTGTAAACAAAGACGACTTTGGCAAGGCTTACATGTGCTATGCAAAAGTAAGGATTCAATAATCTGGTGAAGTTCATAgtttaggaagaatttttcttccatcattAAGTCATTATCTTGGGTCTTATGACTTAACAACtaatgagaaatttaaaaaatagggtCTATGATAGAAgctctggggttttttaatgtgtaaTAGAAGTAATATTTTACCCATCTTTGTTTCATATAAAAAGATTTTCAGGACTGAAGGCTTAACAATTTGAAGGCAGACCAGTAAGGGGAGCTCTTCCCAATATTCTAAACTGCTCTTTAAAAACTTGCTGCAGCATGGGCAGTGGTGGGTCAGAGACTTACGGTGCTTTGGAACATTAGTATCTTTCTGGATGTGCTTTCAGCTGGAGATGAACATTCTACTTCAAGGGATCTTTCTAGAAAGACATTTGCAGTAAGAGATTTTGGAATGCATCTTTAGCTCTGAAATTTCTTAGATGTTTAGTTatacaatgttttctttctatgcTTAGGTGCACAGTTCTGTTACATTAAAATGATGTGTGAAACGTGGTCTTTTTTCAGATGTTACTGGTAGGTTTGTATCTCCAACCACTAGCCTGCTTTAGGAGTTGCTCTGTATTAAGTCACATCATTTTCAGTAAGTGTAAATCACAGGAAGCCATTGTTGATAAAAGTCACAAGTAACTTTTATGacagctttttctctttatttcctcaTCATACAAAATGCATGTGATTGTAGGGTACCTGTTCCTCAATGCACATGCACCATACCATATGGAAGACACATACAAGAACAATTCAGTCTTACTGTATTTCAGTCTGTACTGGGGATTTCTTCATCTGTATCCCTAGGTTGTTGCTAATAGTACATAGAAATGAGACACATAGAAAGTTCTTCCCTGATTACTCCCAAAAGTGAATAGCTTTATTGGTTTACAACTATATAAAGGGAAAATTCAGTGTGTtccctaaacaaacaaacaaacaaaacataataCCTACCAGTTAAGTTTCAATatgagggggggaaaaaccctACTACTTTGGACATTAGTGGTTGTATTTTTCATATagacagaaaaagtaattttctttctgctgattATGTAGCAGTAATAAGCAGATTAACTGCAGAATAGAAAGCAGACTATAAAATTGCTGTCCAGTGAACAgattaaaaaagtgaaaaatttaaAGTATTATTGTTAGCATTTAGCTTTTTGTGCTTGAGCAATTCTAGGTGTTAGTAACAACAGGAAGTATAAGGTTCCTGGAAGACATCTCATTTTCagattaacatttttcttttaccaaaagaaaagcagcctcATAATACCCATGCAGGAATGTGCTTGAACACACCAAAGAAAATCCACCCAACACCAAAACTCTGACAGATAATTGATTAGCCATAAAACTAGCCCctcaggaaagaaacagcaagcaAAATTTCTGGATGACTATAGATTGAAGGAGTTGGCTGCCAGAGCTATGCAGTTGTTCACTTTTCTATTACAGAAAAGAGGGACCCAGTTGTAAATTACAGGATGTGCAGAACGATGGGTACATTTGCAGCTGTGAAGAGATCACTTGCAGATAAGAAAGTATTGCACATTTCTACAATGTTGGCATAGCTGATACACTGTCAGTAGTGAGAGGTAAACATACTAAGCAAACCTCTGTAATCTGTCAGCATTTTGTGCGTTGTGTTCCTGATGTTTTGAAGCTAGAGCTGAGTGAGATAGGAGGATGAAAGAGAAGGTAGGAAAGAGGGGGAAGAGTATTTTAGGCTTGTAACTAGCGTTTCCTGTTAATTCTGAAATTGAACAAGATCACAAGGAGCATAAGGACAAAATTAAGAGAGAGATAGcactcaaattatttttaattttgtatccAAAAATGTACTTGCAATTAACTAGAACTTAATTTGTTTACAGAAGGTCTGATATTTATCATCAGAGCCAACACATCAGGAGGACTGGGAGAGCAAGTTTTCTTAATGTTATGCCTATTATTTTACCTTGCTTCTGTCCTGGATGGCACCACTTTTCCATGGGGAATGATAGTGtacttttgcttccttttaatCTCTAGATTCTTCTACATTGGCAACTTTATAGGgtgtaaaatgtgttttgcatgTGTGTGGTATGTATATCATTAGGTATATAGGTATTCCAGAATCTGAAGATTCAGAAGCGATAAGTAACCTTGGACTAATGGTAGCCTTCGGTATCATCAACCAGCTTGAAATTaagttatgaaagaaaaatctctcttcagCTATAATATGAAGCATGCTCCCTGCAtctgaatttgctttttgtctAAACTGAGACTAATTACATCTTTTAATTTTGGGAAATTTATAAAGTCAGtataaaatttaagaaaaaagaggcCTGGTTTCTTAAGGGATGTTTGAAGCAGATATTGTCAAGCACAGCCATAGGCAAGATCAGTGTGATAGAGGACTGTGACACCTTCTTCCTGCTGGCTGGGTTGCCATTTGGGCAAAGGCAGCTGCAAACAGCGTTtgagaggagcaggagagtAGGGATGAGGCGTGGGCAAAGCTAAGCATCTGAACAGGTTCCCCGGTCCTCCTGACAGATTTGAAGTCTTGGAACTAgtaaatgttttcccttttggCTTTGagtagctttttttaaaagccatttctgcCTGTTTAGCCTGCTGTGTGACAGCAGGACCCagaaggagctgcagggagTGGGAAGGAGGGATTCTGAGGGTGTATGTGTTTCAGAAGGTGGTTCCTAAAGTTGTTTGCTACAAGTATGAAAAACTAGACCAAGCTGAAACTGCCTTTTCAATATGCAGAGCTATTCTAgctcatttgatttttttaaatgtactacaaaacaaaaggaattgTGAAGGTGCTGGAAAGAACTTTCATTGTTCAAATTGCTAACTACAAGAAGCAACCTGCTATACCTCTCAATTTGAAACAGTGAAGGAGGCTTTCATGTAGTGGATTTCTTCATTATCATCATAGTTATGTGAGGATCATAACCAAAAGGAGTCATAGAAACAGAGAGAAGACTGATATAAATGGCCTAAGTTTAAGACTAGTGGTCAGACATTGGCAGCACTTCATCCTTGCTTAAGCCTGAGATTAATCACTTGTgccaatattttaaagtttctaCTAGTCAGGAGGCTTGCCCTGGGAATCTAGGGCAGAATCCTAGGTTGGATATGCTGGAAACTTGTCACTCTTGGGTCAAGGGAACATCAAAGTCTGGATTTTTCAGTCTCAAAAACTGCTACTGTCAAAcatggcaggtttttttctcctttgtcctAGCCCCCAGTATGTAATGATGACGGTCATGCGTGTTTGTAATCTCTGTGATGACATAAAATAACGTGATCACGAAGTATCATGTATGATTAAAAGGATGATGtacagatttaattttcttctcttttaaaagtatgaaaataaaaaaacatatgAGAATAACTTGTGTGTGCACCAGTAAGTACTGAATGCAATTCATTCTAAGTATGATCTCTGGTGCCAAGTGATTGATCTTTTCTAATGAAGGAGccatttaaatatatgtaaattgtGTAACAAGTGTTGAGAACATAGACAAAATGCCAAGTCATTAGTTCCAGTTTCTTGCAGATGTTGGTaagaaaatcattaaaaagtaataaatatacAAAGTAAATACTAGCGAAGCAATTAAGGGTTCGTTCACGCAAATGTGAACTTATTACCAAGTGTAGTGAACTTACTACTTTGAGTTGTTCCGCTAGCTTTCAAGATCTAATCATATGTGATACTAAACACTACATTTAACAGTAATGCTTTTGCTTCTGCCTTACTACTAGAGCTGTGAAAATTAGTTCTCTCTGAGAAGGGAAGATCTTAACAACATTATTTTGGTGAGGCTATCTCACCACTTAAAGAATAGTTCACCTTTAAATTAACTAGTATAATCTAGTGGAGAAGTTAAAAGTCTGACATTGCTCTATGATCTTAAGCAGGTAGCTTTCCTTTGCCCTAGTGTAGatttcctcatctgtaaaatggggataagAGTACTTAGTTTTCTGCTACTCCTACTAAGCAGGACTACTCTTCCATATTTTTCAAGAACTctctatttttgtatttgaatcTTGTCTCCATTGAATTTTGCAAAACCAAGGATTGCTTAAGCTTTGCTGTGCTGTCCTCTTACTTGAACTGCTCATAAGACCacagtttgaaataaaaggttttgaagaatatgtatctatatatagCATGGGTCTCCACATCTAAAAAAGATATAAATGTATATCTCTGCCATTAAAGTACTTATCCGAAAAGCCTGGTGACCTTGAAAGTATTTCTACCAGCTGCTATTTATCTTAATATTCTAATGTGGGCTTTGCTGACAAAGTtatattaattgcttttttatattGTAGACATATTCAAAGGTCTCACTTTGAGAACTAGGGTTTCATAACGCTAAACGTCTTATGAAATGCATAAGAAGGAGGCCTAACCTGATGTAGCAAATGAAATAGGCAAAAATTCACTGTGTTTGTTTAATAGAGTAACATACAGATGGAATCACGTGTGTGTCTCCTGGCCCTTCTATGTACCCATTTCAAGTTTAAGTTATCATTCTTCAATTTAATTGATCACAACTGTATGCAGAATTCTAGGTGAAGTCTTCACAGTACCAGTGCAATAGCATTTGTATTCCAGATGTCTCTTGGAAAAAACT
This region of Nyctibius grandis isolate bNycGra1 chromosome 1, bNycGra1.pri, whole genome shotgun sequence genomic DNA includes:
- the GTF2H5 gene encoding general transcription factor IIH subunit 5 produces the protein MVNVLKGVLIECDPAMKQFLLYLDESNALGKKFIIQDLDETHVFVLAELVNFLQERVGELMDQNSFPITQK